A DNA window from Labrys wisconsinensis contains the following coding sequences:
- a CDS encoding ATP-binding cassette domain-containing protein has translation MATPIIDMRGIDKAFGAVQALKDVSLQLMPGEIIGLVGDNSAGKSTLMKVLTGAYQRDAGDVLVDGRETHFKSPQDSRRLGLEMIYQDFALCGNMDIGQNIFLGRWPRRLGLFVNREKMYADASGVLKRLKVDVNSVYQKVESLSGGRQQSVAIARAISFDPRVVILDEPTANLSVMATERLLETMAELKRQGVAQIIISHRLTDIFEVGDRIMVLKRGRNVGDRYIRHTTEKEVLELIVSGTPETALTADEALQRAA, from the coding sequence ATGGCCACGCCCATCATCGACATGCGAGGGATCGACAAGGCCTTCGGCGCCGTGCAGGCGCTGAAGGATGTCAGCCTGCAGCTGATGCCGGGCGAGATCATCGGCCTGGTCGGCGACAATTCGGCCGGCAAGTCGACGCTGATGAAGGTGCTGACCGGCGCCTACCAGCGCGATGCCGGCGATGTCCTGGTCGACGGGCGCGAGACCCATTTCAAGAGCCCGCAGGACAGCCGCCGGCTCGGCCTGGAGATGATCTACCAGGACTTCGCCCTGTGCGGGAACATGGACATCGGCCAGAACATCTTTCTCGGCCGCTGGCCGCGCCGGCTCGGCCTGTTCGTCAACCGCGAGAAGATGTATGCCGACGCCAGCGGCGTGCTGAAGCGCCTCAAGGTCGACGTCAACTCGGTCTACCAGAAGGTCGAGAGCCTCTCCGGCGGGCGCCAGCAATCGGTCGCCATCGCCCGGGCCATCTCCTTCGATCCGCGCGTCGTCATCCTGGACGAGCCGACGGCCAACCTCTCGGTCATGGCCACCGAGCGCCTGCTCGAGACCATGGCGGAGCTGAAGCGCCAGGGCGTCGCCCAGATCATCATCTCCCACCGGCTGACCGACATCTTCGAGGTCGGCGACCGCATCATGGTGCTCAAGCGCGGCCGGAACGTCGGGGACCGCTACATCCGGCACACGACCGAGAAGGAAGTGCTGGAGCTGATCGTCTCCGGCACGCCCGAGACCGCCCTGACGGCGGACGAGGCGCTGCAGCGGGCGGCGTAG
- a CDS encoding 2-dehydro-3-deoxygalactonokinase → MTQTHLIAVDWGTSRFRAYRLDAAGAVLERVAAEDGMASVPPGGFAGVLERHCGAWMREAPAAPVLMAGMVGSRNGWAEAAYAVCPASPASVAASLLAVTERVSIVPGVIARGPGGPDVMRGEETLVFGADVADGLVCLPGTHSKWARVEAGAIADFATFMTGESYALYRNQSLLGRLAVEPEDLTGFDDGLEAARAPGGVLNRLFQARARVLDGVMDGPAVGPYLSGLLIGTEIEGALQRFGAADTVTLVADGVLAQRYVAALRSRGIVIEIVTPENAFLAGLSALAEARA, encoded by the coding sequence ATGACGCAGACCCATCTCATCGCCGTCGACTGGGGCACCAGCCGCTTCCGGGCCTACCGGCTCGACGCGGCCGGGGCCGTGCTGGAGCGCGTCGCCGCCGAGGACGGCATGGCGAGCGTGCCTCCCGGCGGCTTTGCCGGCGTGCTGGAGCGCCATTGCGGCGCCTGGATGCGCGAGGCGCCGGCGGCGCCGGTGCTGATGGCGGGCATGGTCGGCTCGCGCAACGGCTGGGCCGAGGCGGCCTATGCCGTCTGCCCCGCCTCGCCCGCCAGCGTCGCCGCCAGCCTGCTCGCGGTGACGGAGCGGGTGTCGATCGTGCCGGGCGTCATCGCCCGCGGCCCGGGCGGGCCGGACGTGATGCGCGGCGAGGAGACGCTGGTGTTCGGCGCCGACGTCGCCGACGGCCTGGTGTGCCTGCCCGGCACCCATTCGAAATGGGCCAGGGTCGAGGCCGGCGCCATCGCCGACTTCGCCACCTTCATGACCGGCGAGAGCTATGCGCTCTATCGCAACCAGAGCCTGCTCGGGCGCCTCGCCGTCGAGCCGGAGGACCTCACCGGCTTCGACGACGGCCTCGAGGCGGCCCGGGCGCCGGGCGGCGTGCTCAACCGCCTGTTCCAGGCGCGGGCGCGGGTGCTGGACGGCGTGATGGACGGGCCGGCGGTCGGCCCCTACCTCTCCGGCCTCCTGATCGGCACGGAGATCGAGGGCGCGTTGCAGCGCTTCGGCGCCGCCGATACGGTGACGCTGGTGGCGGACGGCGTGCTGGCGCAGCGCTATGTCGCGGCGCTGCGCTCGCGCGGCATCGTCATCGAGATCGTCACGCCGGAGAACGCCTTCCTGGCGGGCCTGTCGGCCCTGGCCGAGGCCCGCGCCTGA
- a CDS encoding SDR family NAD(P)-dependent oxidoreductase: MSGAIYPSLKGRTVLITGGGQGIGAATVRRFAEQGAKVGFIDLALEPSRALAEELAAAGLTVHFEHADLTDIAALKAAIGAIRTALGPITLLVNNAAHDQRHKFLEVTPDYFDDRIAVNFKHAFFATQAVIPDMIAAGGGSIVNYGSVSWLIGSADLSAYGSAKAAAHGFTKMLAREFGKDNIRVNCVLPGWIMTERQMALWLDEAGEEALMRNQCLKRKLVPDELAKVVLFLASDESSAITSQTVVVDGGWT, translated from the coding sequence ATGTCGGGAGCAATCTACCCCAGCCTGAAGGGGCGCACGGTGCTGATCACCGGCGGCGGCCAGGGCATCGGCGCGGCGACGGTGCGCCGCTTCGCCGAGCAGGGCGCCAAGGTCGGCTTCATCGATCTCGCCCTCGAGCCGTCCAGGGCGCTGGCCGAAGAGCTCGCCGCCGCGGGCCTGACGGTGCATTTCGAGCACGCGGACCTCACCGACATCGCAGCGCTGAAGGCTGCGATCGGCGCGATCCGCACGGCGCTCGGCCCGATCACCCTCCTGGTCAACAATGCGGCGCACGACCAGCGCCACAAGTTCCTGGAGGTGACGCCGGACTATTTCGACGACCGCATCGCCGTGAACTTCAAGCACGCCTTCTTCGCCACCCAGGCCGTGATCCCCGACATGATCGCCGCCGGCGGCGGCTCGATCGTCAATTACGGCTCGGTCTCCTGGCTGATCGGCTCGGCCGACCTCTCCGCCTATGGCAGCGCCAAGGCCGCCGCGCACGGCTTCACCAAGATGCTGGCGCGCGAGTTCGGCAAGGACAATATCCGCGTCAACTGCGTGCTGCCCGGCTGGATCATGACAGAGCGCCAGATGGCGCTGTGGCTCGACGAGGCGGGCGAGGAGGCGCTGATGCGCAACCAGTGCCTGAAGCGCAAGCTGGTGCCGGACGAGCTCGCCAAGGTGGTGCTGTTCCTGGCCTCCGACGAATCCTCGGCCATCACCAGCCAGACCGTGGTGGTCGACGGGGGCTGGACCTGA
- a CDS encoding ABC transporter substrate-binding protein has protein sequence MKKTEGITRRRFLNGAGLAAAGLSMPMVWTGTRAFAADQITVADVGGAPGAAIKQAFYDPFEKETGIHVVGVAHEADPQSQFKLLVDTGSFIWDACMVTPSHVAYLSKPKDYLEPLGISAEDGKDFVPGTLTPVWLGFSVYGMIMAYRTDKFGENGPKTWADFFDVAKFPGRRGLYKGYQGAIEMALLADGVAPDKLYPLDLDRAFKMLDKIKSSVAVWWTSGAQNTQILQSGEVDLSDTWSARAFAAADGGAPVKIVWDGLYSTDGWSIPKGTPRADLARKFIRFCMKPEHQGAYCSIVANGPTNLKAYDFIKPERARFLPTYPENLKHLATFGEVYWAENNGPIEERFQTWLLGG, from the coding sequence ATGAAGAAAACTGAGGGGATCACACGGCGTCGCTTCCTCAACGGAGCAGGCCTCGCGGCGGCCGGGCTGTCGATGCCGATGGTCTGGACCGGCACGCGCGCCTTCGCCGCCGATCAGATCACCGTCGCCGATGTCGGCGGCGCGCCCGGCGCGGCGATCAAGCAGGCCTTCTACGACCCGTTCGAGAAGGAGACCGGCATCCACGTGGTCGGGGTCGCCCATGAGGCCGACCCGCAGAGCCAGTTCAAGCTCCTGGTCGACACCGGCAGCTTCATCTGGGACGCCTGCATGGTGACCCCGTCCCACGTCGCCTATCTCAGCAAGCCGAAGGACTATCTGGAGCCGCTCGGCATCTCTGCCGAGGACGGCAAGGACTTCGTGCCCGGCACGCTGACGCCGGTCTGGCTTGGCTTTTCCGTCTACGGCATGATCATGGCCTATCGGACCGACAAGTTCGGCGAGAACGGCCCGAAGACCTGGGCCGATTTCTTCGATGTCGCGAAATTCCCGGGACGGCGCGGCCTCTACAAGGGCTACCAGGGCGCCATCGAGATGGCCCTGCTCGCCGACGGGGTCGCGCCCGACAAGCTCTACCCGCTCGATCTCGACCGCGCCTTCAAGATGCTCGACAAGATCAAGTCGAGCGTCGCGGTGTGGTGGACCAGCGGCGCCCAGAACACCCAGATCCTGCAGAGCGGCGAGGTCGACCTTTCCGACACCTGGAGCGCCCGCGCCTTCGCGGCGGCCGATGGCGGCGCCCCGGTCAAGATCGTCTGGGACGGGCTCTATTCGACCGACGGCTGGTCGATCCCCAAGGGCACGCCGCGCGCCGACCTCGCCCGGAAATTCATCCGCTTCTGCATGAAGCCGGAGCATCAGGGCGCCTATTGCAGCATCGTCGCCAACGGGCCGACCAACCTCAAGGCCTATGACTTCATCAAGCCGGAGCGGGCGAGGTTCCTGCCGACCTATCCGGAGAACCTGAAGCACCTCGCCACCTTCGGCGAAGTCTATTGGGCCGAGAACAACGGCCCGATCGAGGAGCGCTTCCAGACCTGGCTGCTCGGCGGCTGA
- a CDS encoding ribokinase, translating to MIIVFGSIGVDLVTRVAHIPHPGETVLCEGYIVVPGSKGANQAVAAARAGSSVVHVASCGNDGFAPLAVSTMKEAGVDLTHIASIDRPTAVALITVDDKAENAIVVASGANRATTVAQLERVGFGAGDTVVLQREIPDEATFAAVALAKARGARTVLNVAPAGPIPVETLQALDILIVNEHEALVVARAAGIEVADPEAAAQAINARFGCSAIVTLGPQGAVGWVDGVRRSVPALAITPVDTTAAGDSFTGAFAAALDQGMGFTTALARGAAAGSLACTRMGAQPSIPTKAEIDAATAGFAA from the coding sequence ATGATCATCGTGTTCGGCTCGATCGGCGTCGACCTGGTCACCCGGGTCGCCCATATCCCCCATCCCGGCGAGACGGTGCTGTGCGAGGGCTATATCGTCGTGCCCGGCTCGAAGGGCGCCAACCAGGCGGTGGCGGCGGCCCGGGCCGGCTCCAGCGTCGTGCACGTCGCCTCCTGCGGCAATGACGGCTTTGCCCCGCTGGCGGTCTCGACCATGAAGGAGGCCGGCGTCGACCTCACCCATATCGCCAGCATCGACCGGCCGACCGCGGTGGCGCTGATCACCGTCGACGACAAGGCGGAGAACGCCATCGTCGTCGCCTCCGGCGCCAACCGCGCCACCACGGTGGCCCAGCTCGAGCGCGTCGGCTTCGGCGCCGGCGACACGGTGGTGCTGCAGCGCGAGATCCCGGACGAGGCGACCTTCGCCGCCGTCGCCCTGGCCAAGGCGCGCGGCGCCCGGACCGTGCTGAACGTCGCGCCCGCCGGGCCGATCCCGGTGGAGACGCTGCAGGCGCTCGACATTCTGATCGTCAACGAGCACGAGGCCCTGGTCGTCGCCCGGGCCGCCGGCATCGAGGTCGCCGATCCCGAGGCGGCGGCGCAGGCCATCAACGCCCGCTTCGGCTGCTCGGCCATCGTCACGCTCGGGCCGCAGGGCGCGGTCGGCTGGGTCGACGGCGTGCGCCGCAGCGTGCCGGCGCTGGCGATCACGCCGGTCGACACGACGGCCGCCGGCGACAGCTTCACCGGCGCCTTCGCCGCGGCTCTCGATCAGGGCATGGGCTTCACCACGGCGCTGGCGCGCGGTGCCGCGGCAGGATCGCTCGCCTGCACCCGGATGGGCGCGCAGCCGAGCATCCCGACCAAGGCCGAGATCGACGCGGCCACGGCCGGCTTCGCCGCCTGA
- a CDS encoding ABC transporter ATP-binding protein — protein MNALAAQDVLRPGTPVDAEHRAAAVAVAPKLMVRGLAKRYGTAQALQPTDLDVAAGELLTVLGPSGSGKTTLLQLVCGLAEPTGGRLFIDGVDQTATPVHRRGIGVVFQTYALFPHLTVEENVSFPLEMRKLPAAELAAKVARALEMVGLGALGGRFPRELSGGQQQRVALARCLVYEPALILMDEPLGALDRKLRETMQIEIKRLHRDTGATIIFVTHDQDEALALSDRICLMNNARIEQVGTPREIYERPGSLFVAGFIGLSNVLHGRIQRPGLLATADGAFPLPERLRRSLPADRQGALVIRPEDVELVPGGDGAITGHVVETVYGGAETRLMVALPSGTVMTVRRSSRQGALQVGDRVSLRWDADRAHVLPA, from the coding sequence ATGAACGCGCTCGCCGCGCAGGACGTCCTGAGGCCTGGTACGCCGGTCGATGCGGAGCACCGGGCGGCGGCCGTCGCGGTTGCGCCCAAGCTCATGGTCCGGGGCCTCGCCAAGCGCTACGGCACGGCGCAGGCGCTGCAGCCGACGGATCTCGACGTCGCCGCCGGCGAGCTCCTGACCGTGCTCGGCCCTTCCGGGTCCGGCAAGACGACGCTGCTGCAGCTCGTCTGCGGCCTCGCCGAGCCGACCGGGGGCCGGCTGTTCATCGACGGTGTCGACCAGACGGCGACGCCGGTGCACCGGCGCGGCATCGGCGTCGTCTTCCAGACCTATGCGCTGTTCCCGCATCTGACGGTCGAGGAGAACGTCTCCTTCCCGCTGGAAATGCGCAAGCTGCCCGCGGCCGAACTCGCGGCCAAGGTGGCGCGCGCGCTGGAGATGGTCGGCCTCGGCGCGCTCGGGGGCCGCTTTCCTCGGGAATTGTCGGGCGGCCAGCAGCAGCGCGTCGCGCTCGCCCGCTGCCTGGTCTACGAGCCGGCGCTGATCCTGATGGACGAGCCGCTAGGGGCGCTCGACCGCAAGCTGCGCGAGACGATGCAGATCGAGATCAAGCGGCTGCATCGCGACACCGGCGCGACCATCATCTTCGTCACCCATGACCAGGACGAGGCGCTGGCCCTCTCGGACCGGATCTGCCTGATGAACAATGCCCGCATCGAGCAGGTCGGCACGCCGCGGGAGATCTATGAACGGCCCGGCAGCCTGTTCGTGGCCGGGTTCATCGGCCTCTCCAACGTGCTGCACGGCCGGATCCAGCGCCCGGGCCTGCTGGCGACGGCCGACGGCGCCTTCCCGCTGCCCGAGCGCCTGCGCCGTTCCCTCCCGGCCGATCGCCAGGGCGCCCTCGTCATCCGGCCGGAGGACGTGGAGCTCGTGCCCGGCGGCGACGGCGCGATCACCGGCCATGTCGTCGAGACCGTCTACGGCGGCGCCGAGACCCGGCTCATGGTCGCGCTGCCGTCCGGGACGGTCATGACCGTGCGCCGCTCCTCACGCCAGGGCGCCTTGCAGGTCGGCGATCGCGTGTCCCTGCGATGGGATGCCGACCGGGCGCATGTCCTGCCTGCCTAG
- a CDS encoding ABC transporter permease, which yields MSQAAAIATVGDTHRAGRPAAQIAGGWELGLLVFMALLYLVGVWINPGFFGSGTALSAVLRDTARFGVMAVGMTFVIVNKDLDLSVGSTLGLVATIFSIVYAKSHFDAGIGAAIGFAVLTGLVIGLLNGWLVTVMQVPSFIATLTMLFIGRGFVLGLTGGKTIGYSEKAVADGWFFQVGETNALGFNNQILVLFLVAAIGIVVLAKTRIGYETYAVGGNEMAASYAGIPTRWVRIRAYVYAALAATLAGLMNIAQNKGIDSTYGQGAELIVIAAVIVGGASIAGGRGRVLGACLGAALVLLVDKVLREGIPITRIVKVGDIEMSVAQMAQLPPGAVPAFLGLILLVAVLIEPYVVQRRVLARLFARVTGRPLPLSFDGGIAISQPATKGTRSQSRGVGVRGWRAFFYRRDAAAVMLAVVLWLAGLYLRPDFWGSLDNTFNLALAFTEIALLAIGLTFVIANGDIDLSVGSVLALSAATAAFLMSEYAADPLFAVLAAFVAGTLAGVMNGVLTVRFGLPAFVATLGMFYIARGIGAWLSAGRQLSGFPETYNLLGRKVIEVLKYWHVAPDAGILFNLASAVSIQTVIMAVIAIAAGIVLGTTTLGQMVYATGGNARAAQYAGVNVARVRFLSLVFSAMCAALAGIIYVAYLRSFNPSAGQLRELDAIASVIIGGGSVFGGYGTIIGSLAGAIVITLIRALLSLQVFLPDGSSFVMPQHWVNVWIGLILIAAVLGDIWFRQQGILTLWLGKLRKHGPVQD from the coding sequence ATGAGCCAGGCGGCAGCGATCGCGACGGTCGGCGACACCCATCGGGCGGGTCGCCCGGCGGCCCAGATCGCCGGCGGCTGGGAGCTCGGCCTGCTCGTGTTCATGGCGCTGCTCTATCTCGTCGGTGTCTGGATCAATCCCGGCTTCTTCGGCTCGGGCACCGCTCTGTCGGCGGTGCTGCGCGACACCGCGCGCTTCGGGGTGATGGCGGTCGGCATGACCTTCGTCATCGTCAACAAGGACCTGGATCTCTCGGTCGGCTCCACCCTCGGCCTCGTCGCCACCATCTTCTCGATCGTCTACGCCAAGTCCCATTTCGACGCCGGCATCGGCGCGGCGATCGGCTTCGCCGTGCTGACCGGCCTCGTCATCGGCCTGCTCAACGGCTGGCTCGTCACCGTGATGCAGGTGCCCTCCTTCATCGCCACCCTGACCATGCTGTTCATCGGGCGCGGCTTCGTGCTCGGCCTCACCGGCGGCAAGACCATCGGCTACTCGGAGAAGGCGGTGGCCGACGGCTGGTTCTTCCAGGTCGGCGAGACCAATGCGCTCGGCTTCAACAACCAGATCCTGGTGCTGTTCCTCGTCGCCGCCATCGGCATCGTGGTGCTGGCCAAGACGCGCATCGGCTACGAGACCTATGCCGTCGGCGGCAACGAGATGGCCGCGAGCTATGCCGGCATCCCCACGCGCTGGGTGCGGATCAGGGCCTATGTCTATGCGGCGCTGGCCGCCACCCTCGCTGGCCTGATGAACATCGCCCAGAACAAGGGCATCGACTCCACCTATGGCCAGGGCGCCGAGCTGATCGTCATCGCCGCCGTCATCGTCGGCGGCGCCTCGATCGCCGGCGGGCGCGGCCGCGTGCTCGGAGCCTGCCTCGGCGCGGCGCTGGTGCTGCTGGTCGACAAGGTGCTGCGCGAAGGCATCCCGATCACCCGCATCGTCAAGGTCGGCGACATCGAGATGTCGGTCGCCCAGATGGCGCAGCTGCCGCCCGGCGCCGTGCCCGCCTTCCTCGGCCTGATCCTGCTGGTCGCCGTCCTGATCGAGCCCTATGTCGTGCAGCGGCGCGTGCTGGCCCGCCTCTTCGCCAGGGTGACGGGGCGGCCGCTGCCGCTCTCCTTCGACGGCGGCATCGCCATATCCCAGCCGGCGACCAAGGGCACCCGGTCGCAGTCGCGCGGCGTCGGCGTCAGGGGTTGGCGCGCCTTCTTCTACCGGCGCGACGCGGCGGCGGTCATGCTGGCCGTCGTGCTCTGGCTGGCGGGCCTGTATCTGCGTCCGGATTTCTGGGGCTCGCTCGACAACACCTTCAACCTGGCGCTCGCCTTCACCGAGATCGCGCTGCTCGCCATCGGGCTCACCTTCGTCATCGCCAATGGCGACATCGACCTGTCGGTCGGCTCGGTGCTGGCCTTGTCGGCCGCCACCGCCGCCTTCCTGATGAGCGAATACGCCGCCGATCCGCTGTTCGCGGTGCTCGCCGCCTTCGTGGCGGGAACGCTCGCCGGGGTGATGAACGGCGTCCTGACCGTGCGCTTCGGCCTGCCCGCCTTCGTGGCCACGCTCGGCATGTTCTACATCGCCCGCGGCATCGGCGCCTGGCTCTCGGCCGGCCGGCAGCTCTCGGGCTTTCCCGAGACCTACAACCTGCTCGGTCGCAAGGTGATCGAGGTGCTGAAATACTGGCACGTCGCGCCCGATGCCGGCATCCTGTTCAACTTGGCCAGCGCCGTCTCGATCCAGACCGTGATCATGGCCGTGATCGCCATCGCCGCCGGCATCGTGCTCGGCACCACCACCCTCGGCCAGATGGTCTATGCCACCGGCGGCAATGCCCGCGCCGCCCAATATGCCGGCGTCAACGTCGCCCGGGTGCGGTTCCTGAGCCTGGTCTTCTCCGCCATGTGCGCCGCCCTCGCCGGCATCATCTACGTCGCCTATCTCCGCAGCTTCAATCCCTCGGCCGGCCAGCTGCGCGAGCTCGACGCCATCGCCTCCGTCATCATCGGCGGCGGCTCGGTGTTCGGCGGCTACGGCACGATCATCGGCTCGCTCGCCGGCGCCATCGTCATCACGCTGATCCGGGCGCTGCTCTCGCTCCAGGTCTTCCTGCCCGACGGCTCGTCCTTCGTCATGCCGCAGCATTGGGTGAACGTCTGGATCGGGCTCATCCTCATCGCCGCCGTGCTCGGCGACATCTGGTTCCGCCAGCAGGGCATCCTGACGCTCTGGCTCGGCAAGCTCCGCAAGCACGGCCCCGTGCAGGATTGA
- a CDS encoding substrate-binding domain-containing protein: MRTTLRLAALAATLSVAALGTALAADTGGVLSKAVGGYTFEDAAKEAPGTKDFHSKDGKLTFAIVTHTAGNGFFDPTYVGAQVAANAFGINLIKLGSEAPVDDIPRELEILNQVAQDPTIDGLILTTPQSGAYDDLVKKLEAKGIPIATTNSFDPNLYDRSNISHTGQDSGAAAIGGEALAKCLIDKKVEGGSIIFPSTTTLGNEEVNRRVTAAFEATVKALNAAGVLKNFQVDAGPKNIGIDVDKDNIVGSIVSLFESRKDVVGAFAANGFVTPALGDAVGQLKLNDKVCAFGFDLGPKQQEQIRTGALTGSLGQQPFLQGFWPVMQLYLQIDRGIAAANLDTRAQLVTKATVDKVGKRFEN, encoded by the coding sequence ATGAGAACCACGCTTCGCCTCGCCGCGTTGGCGGCGACCCTGTCCGTGGCTGCCCTCGGCACCGCGCTCGCCGCCGACACCGGCGGCGTCCTGTCCAAGGCGGTCGGCGGCTACACCTTCGAGGATGCCGCGAAGGAGGCGCCCGGCACCAAGGACTTCCATTCCAAGGACGGCAAGCTCACCTTCGCCATCGTCACCCACACCGCCGGCAACGGCTTCTTCGACCCGACCTATGTCGGCGCGCAGGTCGCCGCCAACGCCTTCGGCATCAACCTGATCAAGCTCGGCTCGGAAGCGCCGGTCGACGACATCCCGCGCGAGCTGGAGATCCTCAACCAGGTGGCGCAGGACCCGACCATCGACGGCCTGATCCTGACCACGCCCCAGTCCGGCGCCTATGACGACCTCGTCAAGAAGCTGGAGGCCAAGGGCATCCCGATCGCCACCACCAACTCCTTCGACCCCAACCTCTACGACCGCTCCAACATCTCGCATACCGGCCAGGATTCGGGCGCGGCCGCCATCGGCGGCGAGGCGCTGGCCAAGTGCCTGATCGACAAGAAGGTCGAGGGCGGCTCGATCATCTTCCCCTCCACCACCACCCTCGGCAACGAGGAGGTGAACCGGCGCGTCACGGCCGCCTTCGAGGCGACGGTGAAGGCGCTGAACGCGGCGGGCGTGCTGAAGAACTTCCAGGTCGACGCCGGCCCCAAGAACATCGGCATCGACGTCGACAAGGACAACATCGTCGGCTCGATCGTGTCGCTGTTCGAGAGCCGCAAGGACGTGGTCGGCGCCTTCGCCGCCAACGGCTTCGTGACGCCGGCCCTCGGCGATGCCGTCGGCCAGCTCAAGCTCAACGACAAGGTCTGCGCCTTCGGCTTCGACCTCGGGCCCAAGCAGCAGGAGCAGATCCGCACCGGCGCCCTCACCGGCTCGCTCGGCCAGCAGCCCTTCCTGCAGGGCTTCTGGCCGGTCATGCAGCTCTATCTGCAGATCGACCGCGGCATCGCCGCCGCCAACCTCGACACCCGCGCCCAGCTCGTGACCAAGGCGACGGTCGACAAGGTCGGCAAGCGCTTCGAGAATTGA
- a CDS encoding 2-dehydro-3-deoxy-6-phosphogalactonate aldolase — MTLDEALAAMPIVAILRGLEPTEAVAIGEAVVAAGISILEVPLNSPDPFTSIAMLASALKGRALVGAGTVLTVEAADRVAEAGGALVVSPNTDPAVIRRTKANGMLSLPGFLTPSEAFAALQAGADALKLFPAEMASPAVIRALRAVLPRQTRLLVVGGVSAQTIPPYLAAGVAGFGIGSDLYKPGRDADDVGLRAAALVAAVRQAKEASL; from the coding sequence ATGACGCTGGACGAAGCCCTGGCCGCCATGCCGATCGTCGCCATCCTGCGCGGCCTCGAGCCGACCGAGGCGGTGGCGATCGGCGAGGCGGTCGTCGCCGCCGGCATTTCCATCCTGGAGGTGCCGCTCAACTCGCCCGACCCCTTCACCAGCATCGCCATGCTGGCCTCGGCCCTCAAGGGCCGGGCGCTGGTCGGCGCCGGCACGGTGCTCACGGTCGAGGCCGCCGACCGGGTGGCCGAGGCCGGCGGCGCGCTGGTGGTGTCGCCCAACACCGACCCGGCCGTGATCCGCCGCACCAAGGCCAATGGCATGCTGTCGCTGCCGGGCTTCCTGACGCCGTCGGAAGCCTTCGCCGCCCTGCAGGCCGGTGCCGACGCGCTGAAGCTGTTCCCGGCCGAGATGGCCTCGCCCGCCGTGATCCGGGCCCTGCGCGCCGTGCTGCCGAGGCAGACCCGGCTCCTGGTGGTCGGCGGCGTCTCGGCGCAGACCATCCCGCCCTATCTCGCCGCCGGAGTCGCGGGCTTCGGCATCGGCTCCGATCTCTACAAGCCGGGCCGCGACGCCGACGATGTCGGGCTGCGCGCCGCCGCCCTGGTCGCCGCCGTCAGACAGGCAAAGGAAGCCTCGCTATGA
- a CDS encoding TIGR02281 family clan AA aspartic protease, whose amino-acid sequence MMSGIVGFRRMRLSTSLLVIAAPVVAVAYGFPHAFTAMLPEPVGSAAVQAAPKPTAAFVPSTSATVRVSGGPDGHFRVSARIGARRIPFLVDTGASVVALSWETGLDLGLVRSDDTMDVTVATANGTVQAKAVTIDRLEVGEIDLTSVRAIVLPRGALAENLLGMSFLNRLRHFEIAQGMLALER is encoded by the coding sequence ATGATGAGCGGGATCGTCGGATTCCGCAGGATGCGCCTCTCCACCTCGCTGCTCGTCATCGCCGCTCCGGTGGTGGCCGTCGCCTACGGTTTCCCGCACGCCTTCACGGCGATGCTGCCGGAGCCGGTCGGCTCGGCCGCGGTGCAGGCGGCGCCGAAGCCGACGGCGGCCTTCGTCCCCTCCACCTCGGCGACGGTGCGCGTCTCCGGCGGCCCCGACGGCCATTTCCGGGTCTCGGCCCGCATCGGCGCACGGCGCATCCCCTTCCTCGTCGACACCGGGGCGAGCGTGGTCGCCCTGTCCTGGGAAACCGGGCTCGATCTCGGGCTCGTCCGCTCCGATGACACCATGGATGTGACGGTGGCGACGGCCAACGGCACGGTGCAGGCGAAGGCGGTGACCATCGACCGCCTGGAGGTTGGCGAGATCGACCTCACCTCGGTCCGGGCCATCGTGCTGCCGCGCGGTGCGCTGGCCGAGAACCTGCTCGGCATGAGCTTCCTCAACCGGCTGCGCCATTTCGAGATCGCCCAGGGCATGCTGGCGCTGGAGCGCTGA